Proteins encoded together in one Laspinema palackyanum D2c window:
- a CDS encoding IS630 family transposase, with protein MPAKNFLTPTQKKSLQNAIRQSDCSRFREHALILLLQNDGKTYEEIAEFLGCSYRTVAYWCVHGDPENLDSLRDRREQGNYRKADEAYIKLLLEVVKKHPSQFGYPVETWTSQRLAEHLAQATGIQLSGTQLIRILRKHKIRLHKSRV; from the coding sequence ATGCCCGCCAAAAATTTTCTCACCCCTACCCAAAAAAAGAGCTTGCAAAATGCCATCCGCCAGAGTGATTGCTCCCGGTTTCGGGAACACGCTCTGATTTTGTTATTGCAAAATGATGGTAAAACCTACGAAGAAATAGCCGAGTTTTTAGGCTGTTCTTACCGAACGGTTGCCTATTGGTGTGTGCATGGGGATCCAGAGAATCTCGATAGTCTGCGCGATCGCCGGGAACAGGGGAACTATCGCAAAGCCGATGAAGCCTATATCAAATTACTCTTGGAGGTGGTCAAAAAACACCCCAGCCAATTTGGGTATCCGGTGGAAACCTGGACCAGCCAACGATTAGCCGAACATTTGGCCCAGGCAACGGGAATTCAACTCAGCGGGACGCAACTCATCCGCATTCTCCGTAAGCATAAGATCCGCTTACATAAGAGTCGGGTCTAA
- a CDS encoding pentapeptide repeat-containing protein, translating to MKAINLTIAVVVLTLCSSCMGDRADLKHLQENNQCQGCNLVGANLKDRVLGGANLRGSNLDRVDLSSSNLFFADLENASLQGARIHSAVLSTANLKGANLRNADLSSADLSSADFSYADLRGASFENADVSNANFFNAQLSGANFEGANLESSNMEGAIGFVSDPDIMTETH from the coding sequence GTGAAAGCAATAAACCTGACAATTGCGGTAGTGGTGCTAACCTTATGCTCTAGCTGTATGGGCGATCGCGCAGATCTGAAACATTTGCAGGAAAACAACCAATGTCAGGGGTGCAATCTAGTCGGTGCAAATCTCAAGGATCGGGTTTTGGGTGGGGCTAACCTCCGAGGGTCAAATCTGGATCGCGTCGATCTCAGCAGTTCTAATCTGTTTTTTGCAGATCTCGAAAATGCCTCACTGCAAGGCGCTCGCATCCATAGTGCCGTGTTATCTACAGCGAACTTAAAGGGTGCGAATCTCAGGAATGCCGATTTGAGTAGTGCCGATTTGAGCAGTGCCGATTTCAGCTATGCCGATCTCCGAGGGGCCAGTTTTGAGAATGCTGATGTGTCGAATGCCAATTTCTTTAATGCCCAATTAAGTGGGGCTAATTTTGAGGGTGCTAATCTCGAAAGCAGTAACATGGAAGGGGCGATCGGATTTGTATCGGATCCGGACATCATGACTGAGACTCATTAG
- a CDS encoding isochorismatase, which translates to MNPKRTLPIPPHFDRAKVGQVWRVPYQQLAQDAQTWAKTHLIQPAIADSPKICLLAIDIQNTFCIPDFELFVGGRSGNGAVEDNQRLCEFIYRNLHRITAVIPTMDTHTTGQIFHPVFWVDSNADNPPPLTQISLSDVENGVWKVNPAVAESLGDRNLEQIQQYAHHYVKQLEIDGKYPLIIWPYHSLLGGIGHALVSAVEEAIFFHNLARHAATGFELKGNHPLTENYSALRPEVLLDPAGKAIAQGNSPLIKKLLEFDVLIIAGQAKSHCVAWTIDDLLRDIQQRDPKLAQKVYLLEDCTSPVVVPNVVDFTDAADAAFARFSEGGMHLVQSTEAMDNWPGLAGSGSPFSNQ; encoded by the coding sequence ATGAACCCAAAGAGAACCTTACCCATTCCCCCTCACTTTGATCGCGCAAAAGTGGGCCAAGTTTGGCGAGTCCCTTATCAGCAGCTGGCTCAGGACGCTCAAACTTGGGCCAAAACTCACCTCATTCAACCGGCGATCGCCGACTCCCCTAAAATTTGCCTATTAGCGATCGACATTCAAAATACATTTTGCATTCCCGACTTTGAACTCTTTGTGGGGGGACGCAGCGGCAACGGTGCCGTTGAAGATAACCAGCGTTTATGTGAATTTATCTATCGGAATTTGCATCGGATTACCGCAGTTATCCCCACAATGGATACCCATACCACCGGGCAAATTTTTCATCCTGTATTCTGGGTGGATAGCAACGCAGACAATCCCCCACCTTTAACCCAAATTTCCCTCAGTGACGTAGAAAATGGGGTTTGGAAGGTGAACCCAGCGGTTGCTGAGAGTCTGGGCGATCGCAACCTAGAACAAATCCAACAGTATGCTCACCACTACGTTAAACAACTGGAAATTGATGGGAAATATCCTCTAATTATTTGGCCCTATCACAGTTTGTTGGGTGGCATTGGTCACGCCTTAGTTTCTGCCGTAGAAGAAGCGATATTTTTTCATAATTTGGCCCGCCATGCCGCCACAGGATTTGAACTCAAAGGAAACCATCCCCTCACGGAGAATTATTCGGCGTTGCGTCCGGAAGTATTATTAGACCCAGCAGGAAAGGCGATCGCCCAAGGGAATAGCCCCTTAATCAAAAAATTACTAGAATTTGATGTTTTGATAATTGCCGGACAAGCCAAAAGTCACTGTGTTGCTTGGACTATCGATGATCTCCTCCGGGATATCCAACAACGAGACCCCAAATTAGCCCAAAAAGTTTACCTGTTGGAGGATTGTACTTCCCCAGTGGTGGTTCCAAATGTGGTAGACTTCACCGATGCTGCTGATGCTGCATTTGCCCGATTTTCCGAAGGAGGAATGCATTTAGTCCAATCCACCGAGGCGATGGACAATTGGCCTGGACTGGCGGGTTCGGGTTCACCTTTTTCCAATCAATAG
- a CDS encoding DUF2808 domain-containing protein — protein MLSPNSAMRRVLFGIAVTGLLITAMPTPPSWAFRCSGLTVFGGVRRDRELKYCVQSGRENSWDRYWLKIPKEKVNLAISELRINYPESYRGEFNEDRIEVTVNGNKIELDDALWDRDNRFIQIYPTEAIPANTDVEVVLSNVRNPNFGGMFNFNALVVTRGGPPLPEYIGTWVLAIN, from the coding sequence ATGTTGTCTCCTAATTCTGCTATGCGACGAGTCTTATTTGGAATAGCTGTTACTGGATTGCTGATCACGGCCATGCCTACGCCTCCGAGTTGGGCGTTCCGCTGTTCGGGTTTAACGGTTTTTGGTGGGGTTAGGCGAGATCGGGAACTCAAATATTGCGTACAAAGTGGCCGGGAGAATAGCTGGGACCGCTATTGGCTCAAAATTCCCAAGGAAAAAGTCAATTTGGCTATTTCTGAGTTGCGGATTAATTATCCCGAAAGCTACCGAGGCGAATTCAATGAAGACCGGATCGAAGTGACAGTAAATGGGAACAAGATTGAATTAGACGATGCATTGTGGGATCGGGATAATCGATTCATTCAAATTTATCCTACCGAAGCGATTCCGGCGAATACAGATGTTGAAGTGGTTTTATCCAATGTCCGCAACCCCAACTTTGGGGGAATGTTCAATTTTAATGCCCTGGTAGTGACTCGCGGAGGTCCTCCGCTTCCCGAATATATTGGGACTTGGGTTTTAGCCATCAACTAA
- the rpmH gene encoding 50S ribosomal protein L34, with amino-acid sequence MTQRTLHGTSRKRKRVSGFRVRMRTANGRRVIKSRRNKGRYRLAV; translated from the coding sequence ATGACACAGCGCACCCTACATGGCACGAGCCGCAAAAGAAAGAGAGTTTCAGGGTTTAGAGTTCGGATGAGAACGGCCAATGGTCGCCGAGTGATTAAATCCCGTCGGAACAAGGGACGTTATCGGTTAGCCGTGTAG
- the rnpA gene encoding ribonuclease P protein component has product MLPASNRLKRPKEFSAVYRTGISRKTSHLTLRAKRRKGVLPVAQQPDPGSEKPPSALTANQPTRVGISISLKVSKKAVIRNRIKRQIRAGLREFLPRISLGWDLVFIVRPSAVECNYRQLLQELEQLLAQAEVLNGDSRGSLL; this is encoded by the coding sequence GTGTTACCTGCATCGAATCGGCTAAAGCGCCCGAAAGAGTTTAGCGCTGTTTATCGCACGGGAATCAGTCGCAAGACCAGTCACCTAACCTTGAGAGCCAAACGGCGCAAGGGAGTTCTTCCTGTGGCACAACAGCCCGATCCTGGGTCTGAAAAACCCCCCTCCGCGCTAACAGCAAATCAGCCGACCCGAGTTGGAATTTCGATTAGCCTGAAAGTGAGTAAAAAAGCCGTGATTCGGAATCGAATTAAGCGGCAAATCCGAGCCGGATTGCGGGAATTTCTCCCCCGAATTTCCCTGGGATGGGACCTGGTTTTTATCGTGCGTCCCTCAGCAGTAGAGTGCAATTATCGCCAACTTCTGCAAGAATTAGAGCAGTTGTTGGCACAAGCGGAGGTACTCAATGGCGATTCGCGAGGAAGTTTACTATGA
- a CDS encoding PH domain-containing protein: MAIREEVYYEGGPHIGELIVNILLGFTVIALPLTVGAIVRALWLRYRITNRRISINSGWMGRERSDIIYSEIVQVKTVARGFGLWGDMVFTLKDGSRLEMRGVPNFREAYDYISDKLSTKAKQASGAIGTR, from the coding sequence ATGGCGATTCGCGAGGAAGTTTACTATGAAGGGGGTCCTCATATTGGGGAACTAATCGTGAACATCCTATTAGGATTTACGGTGATTGCTTTACCCTTAACCGTTGGAGCAATCGTGCGGGCATTGTGGCTGCGCTACCGCATCACCAACCGCCGAATTTCTATAAACAGCGGCTGGATGGGACGAGAGCGTAGTGATATTATCTACTCGGAAATTGTCCAGGTGAAAACCGTAGCTCGGGGTTTCGGACTCTGGGGCGATATGGTATTCACCCTCAAAGACGGTTCTCGCTTAGAAATGCGCGGCGTTCCTAATTTTCGGGAAGCTTATGACTACATTTCGGACAAATTGTCCACCAAAGCCAAACAGGCCAGTGGAGCCATTGGTACTCGTTAA
- the yidC gene encoding membrane protein insertase YidC has protein sequence MDFGVGFLSNNVMLPILDFFYGIVPSYGLAIVALTLVIRFALYPLSAGSIRSMRRMRVAQPVMQKRVKEIQERYKEEPAKQQEEMSKVYKEFGNPLSGCLPVVLQMPVLFALFATLRGSPFSDINYNVNVEIFPSEQVERIVPQAFATPQQNIYFSDGQHAPIVALLPAGNKLTVGEKTQLEFQSVEGKPLKELLAQNPDTELSPRWQVTKGEDRLRINEDGTIEALQPGEATIQATLPGLAANKGFLFIEALGRVGAVDPEGNIHWDIVGMVLFFGISLYVNQLLSGQSGPGASDNPQQSTVNKLTPVIFSGMFLFFPLPAGVLMYMVIANIFQTAQTFILSREPLPENLQKLVEAQEKTSSGKGRETLPFEPGRPKKKA, from the coding sequence ATGGACTTTGGAGTCGGATTTCTTTCCAATAACGTAATGCTGCCGATCCTGGACTTCTTCTACGGGATCGTCCCCAGCTATGGTCTGGCAATTGTAGCCCTGACCCTCGTGATCCGCTTTGCCCTCTATCCGTTGAGTGCTGGCTCAATTCGCAGTATGCGAAGAATGAGAGTCGCCCAACCCGTCATGCAAAAGCGGGTCAAAGAAATTCAAGAACGCTACAAAGAAGAACCTGCAAAACAGCAGGAAGAAATGAGCAAGGTTTACAAAGAATTTGGCAATCCCTTGTCCGGCTGCTTGCCAGTCGTCCTACAAATGCCAGTTCTGTTTGCCTTGTTCGCCACCTTACGCGGTTCACCGTTCTCGGATATTAATTACAACGTCAACGTTGAAATTTTTCCCAGTGAACAGGTAGAACGGATTGTCCCCCAGGCGTTCGCCACCCCGCAGCAGAATATTTATTTCTCCGATGGACAACACGCCCCCATCGTGGCGTTACTTCCCGCAGGCAATAAATTAACCGTGGGGGAAAAAACTCAACTAGAATTTCAATCTGTTGAGGGCAAACCCTTAAAAGAATTACTCGCCCAGAATCCCGATACGGAATTGTCTCCTCGGTGGCAAGTCACCAAAGGAGAAGACCGCCTGCGGATTAATGAAGATGGCACCATCGAAGCTCTCCAGCCTGGAGAAGCCACCATTCAAGCCACCCTGCCGGGATTAGCGGCTAATAAAGGATTCTTATTTATCGAAGCCCTCGGTCGCGTCGGTGCTGTGGACCCAGAAGGCAATATCCACTGGGATATTGTAGGTATGGTCCTCTTCTTTGGGATTAGTTTGTACGTCAACCAATTGCTTTCGGGACAAAGTGGCCCGGGTGCAAGCGATAACCCGCAGCAGTCCACGGTGAACAAGCTGACCCCAGTGATTTTCTCGGGAATGTTTTTATTCTTCCCCCTGCCTGCTGGGGTGTTGATGTACATGGTAATTGCGAACATCTTTCAGACGGCGCAAACCTTTATTCTCTCCCGCGAACCCCTGCCTGAAAATCTTCAGAAACTGGTAGAAGCCCAGGAAAAAACCTCAAGTGGCAAGGGCCGCGAAACACTTCCCTTTGAACCCGGACGTCCCAAGAAAAAAGCCTAA
- a CDS encoding protein jag codes for MQRGQQWIEQLLTLLRIETSVTTQEQEDSFWLTIDEKNLTPEQIEILTGPNGQVLDAIQYLLNTTLNIAQPTDVQASYTIELNQYRVRREAVLREMVAKAVQTVQETGEASEMKGLSSAERRQVHNLLKDYEDLESFSRGQEPDRRLVVHRRETV; via the coding sequence ATGCAACGAGGTCAGCAGTGGATTGAACAACTGCTGACCCTATTGCGAATTGAAACTTCAGTCACAACGCAGGAGCAAGAAGATAGCTTTTGGTTGACCATTGATGAGAAAAATCTGACCCCAGAACAAATTGAAATTCTGACGGGTCCCAATGGACAGGTTCTGGATGCGATTCAGTATCTGTTGAACACGACGCTCAATATCGCCCAGCCTACCGATGTCCAAGCCTCCTATACGATTGAGCTGAATCAGTACCGGGTCCGCCGAGAGGCGGTACTCCGGGAGATGGTGGCTAAAGCGGTCCAAACGGTTCAGGAGACCGGGGAAGCATCTGAAATGAAGGGGCTTTCTTCTGCGGAACGACGGCAGGTTCATAACTTACTCAAGGACTATGAGGATTTGGAATCCTTCAGTCGGGGACAAGAACCGGACCGCAGACTGGTGGTGCATCGGCGCGAAACGGTTTAA
- a CDS encoding YceD family protein, with product MEAIYIPRLAKAHEQTQTFEFQQFIQDLETLTPVRGRVQVRHGGNFLEVRAQVETIVTLTCYRCLQQYNHRLKIDPTEIICLDETGNGPDDVPLEREIALEELVETLSAQGNFDPEAWLYEQICLEIPSRKLCNEDCPGIEFSPGEGSPLSAGDRRWAAALEQLKKQLPS from the coding sequence CTGGAAGCAATTTATATTCCTCGGTTAGCCAAGGCCCATGAACAGACCCAAACCTTCGAGTTTCAACAGTTCATTCAGGACTTAGAAACCTTAACCCCTGTTCGGGGACGAGTTCAGGTCAGACATGGGGGCAACTTTTTAGAGGTGAGGGCCCAAGTGGAAACCATTGTGACCCTCACTTGTTATCGATGCTTGCAACAGTACAATCATCGGCTGAAAATCGATCCAACCGAAATTATCTGTCTGGATGAAACGGGAAATGGTCCGGATGACGTTCCCCTCGAACGCGAAATTGCCCTGGAAGAGTTGGTGGAAACCCTCTCGGCACAAGGCAATTTTGACCCAGAAGCCTGGTTGTATGAACAGATTTGTTTGGAAATCCCCTCTCGCAAGCTGTGCAATGAGGATTGTCCAGGGATTGAGTTTTCCCCGGGCGAGGGTAGTCCTCTCTCTGCGGGCGATCGCCGTTGGGCTGCTGCCTTAGAACAACTCAAAAAACAACTGCCAAGCTAG
- a CDS encoding AAA family ATPase has protein sequence MTFNEEFKLFLRARYPLIYIPTREEERVEAAIASCAKELGNRAVYIWDFVDGYQGNPNDSGFGRRNPLQALEFVEKLPASAPAIFILRDFHRFLDDISVSRKLKNLSRTLKSQPKNIAIISPGVAIPEDLSEALTVLEFPLPNAPEIQGEVERLLSATGHPLQGKFLDEIVRSCQGLSIDRIRRVLAKAIATHGQLEPDDVELILEEKRTIIRQTQILEFYPATEQISDIGGLDNLKDWLIRRGGAFSERARQYGLPHPRGLLLVGIQGTGKSLTAKAISHHWHLPLLRLDVGRLFGGLVGESESRTRQMIQLAEALAPCVLWIDEIDKAFGGLDSKGDAGTTSRVFGTFITWLAEKTSPVFVVATANNIQSLPPEMLRKGRFDEIFFVGLPAQEERNAIFTVHLSRLRPHNLKSYDIERLAYETPDFSGAEIEQALIEAMHIGFSQNRDFATDDILEAASQIVPLARTASEQIQVLKDWAAAGKARLASRYSTLNSRMQRQLQQPES, from the coding sequence ATGACATTCAATGAAGAGTTTAAACTATTCCTCCGAGCCCGATATCCGTTAATTTACATTCCCACCCGGGAAGAAGAACGAGTTGAAGCGGCGATCGCCAGTTGCGCCAAAGAACTCGGAAATCGTGCTGTCTATATCTGGGATTTTGTCGATGGCTATCAGGGCAATCCCAACGATAGCGGATTCGGTCGCCGCAACCCCCTCCAAGCCTTAGAATTTGTCGAAAAACTTCCCGCCTCTGCACCGGCAATTTTTATTTTGCGCGATTTTCACCGCTTTTTAGATGATATTTCCGTTTCGCGAAAGCTGAAAAATCTCTCCCGAACCCTCAAATCTCAACCCAAAAATATTGCCATTATTTCCCCGGGAGTTGCCATTCCTGAAGACCTCAGCGAAGCCCTTACAGTCCTAGAATTTCCCCTCCCCAATGCTCCAGAAATTCAAGGGGAAGTCGAACGGTTACTGTCGGCAACGGGACATCCTTTACAGGGAAAATTTTTAGATGAAATCGTGCGATCGTGCCAGGGTCTTTCCATCGATCGCATTCGCCGCGTCTTAGCCAAGGCGATCGCCACCCACGGACAACTCGAACCCGATGATGTTGAACTCATTCTCGAAGAAAAACGCACCATCATCCGCCAAACTCAAATCCTGGAATTCTACCCCGCCACGGAACAAATCTCCGATATTGGCGGCCTAGATAACCTCAAAGACTGGCTCATCCGTCGCGGAGGTGCCTTCTCCGAACGGGCGCGCCAATATGGCTTACCCCATCCCAGAGGATTGCTCCTTGTCGGCATTCAAGGCACAGGCAAATCCCTCACCGCCAAAGCCATTTCCCATCATTGGCATCTCCCCCTCCTCCGCCTCGATGTCGGACGACTGTTTGGGGGATTAGTCGGGGAATCCGAATCTCGCACCAGGCAAATGATTCAACTCGCGGAAGCCCTGGCCCCCTGCGTCCTCTGGATTGATGAAATTGACAAAGCCTTTGGCGGATTAGACAGTAAAGGAGATGCCGGGACCACCAGTCGCGTCTTTGGCACCTTTATTACCTGGTTAGCGGAAAAAACCTCTCCCGTCTTTGTCGTTGCCACCGCCAATAATATCCAATCCCTGCCCCCAGAGATGCTCCGCAAAGGTCGATTTGATGAAATTTTCTTCGTCGGATTGCCCGCCCAAGAAGAACGCAACGCCATTTTTACGGTACACTTGTCCCGATTGCGACCTCATAACTTGAAAAGCTATGATATTGAACGGCTGGCTTATGAAACTCCTGATTTTTCCGGGGCAGAAATCGAACAAGCGTTGATCGAAGCGATGCATATTGGATTTAGTCAAAACCGCGACTTTGCCACGGATGATATTTTAGAAGCCGCCAGTCAAATCGTTCCCCTAGCCCGTACCGCCTCAGAGCAAATCCAAGTTTTAAAAGATTGGGCGGCGGCAGGAAAAGCTCGTCTTGCCTCCAGATACAGTACATTGAATAGTCGGATGCAACGTCAACTGCAACAGCCTGAATCCTAA
- a CDS encoding SH3 domain-containing protein, whose translation MRSLASLVQFILGFTLALIILAGGSVAAALYFVTKLTALPARPSFTNDQPAVTATAGENSQGGGTSQGSGNAPAALPANAYRAKVIWPDGLILRDRPGYEANSIGGLDFNAQVVVLETSSDKEWEKVRLEGSGQDGWIKGGNTERLN comes from the coding sequence ATGCGGAGTCTTGCCAGTTTAGTTCAGTTTATTCTCGGTTTTACTTTGGCGCTGATCATCCTTGCGGGTGGGAGTGTCGCCGCAGCGCTGTATTTCGTCACGAAATTAACCGCACTGCCTGCCAGACCGAGTTTTACGAATGATCAACCTGCGGTAACAGCAACCGCCGGGGAAAATTCCCAAGGGGGAGGGACCAGTCAGGGATCGGGAAATGCGCCTGCCGCCCTTCCTGCGAATGCCTACCGTGCCAAGGTGATTTGGCCCGATGGCTTAATTTTGCGCGATCGCCCCGGTTATGAAGCCAACTCCATTGGCGGACTTGATTTTAACGCCCAGGTAGTGGTTCTCGAAACCAGCTCAGATAAGGAATGGGAAAAGGTTCGCCTCGAAGGCAGTGGTCAAGATGGGTGGATTAAAGGCGGCAATACAGAGCGCCTGAACTAA
- a CDS encoding NAD(P)-dependent alcohol dehydrogenase, with protein MYKAKAYSAASATSPLGSDIITRRDLSEHDVQIEILFCGICHSDLHSVRNEWNNTMPTVYPIVPGHEMVGRVTQVGSGVTKYKKGDLAGVGCMVESDGTCRYCKDGFEQFCPNLTLTYNSPDKYLGGVTYGGYSDSIVVNERFVLRVPSNLELAGVAPLLCAGITTYSPLRHWGVTKGKKVGVVGLGGLGHMGVKFAHAFGAQVVVFTTSPEKKEDALRLGADEVVISRHTNEMEKHAGSFDFILDTVSANHDINAYLNLLSLDGNITLVGAPSNPLQVSAFSLIMGRHSLSGSNIGGIAETQEMLDFCGEHNITADVEVIPIQKVNEAYERLLKSDVKYRFCIDMASLKSE; from the coding sequence ATGTACAAAGCAAAAGCCTATTCCGCTGCGAGTGCGACATCACCGCTGGGATCCGACATCATCACGCGGCGCGACCTCAGCGAACATGATGTACAAATCGAAATCCTCTTTTGCGGCATCTGCCACTCGGACCTCCATTCGGTGCGTAACGAATGGAACAATACGATGCCCACCGTCTATCCCATTGTCCCCGGCCATGAGATGGTGGGCCGGGTTACCCAAGTGGGTTCGGGAGTTACCAAGTACAAAAAGGGCGACCTTGCTGGGGTCGGCTGTATGGTGGAATCGGATGGGACTTGCCGCTATTGTAAAGATGGCTTTGAGCAGTTCTGCCCGAACCTGACCCTGACCTACAACTCTCCGGACAAGTACCTGGGAGGGGTGACCTATGGAGGCTACTCCGATAGCATCGTCGTCAATGAGCGCTTCGTTCTGCGTGTTCCTTCAAACCTGGAACTTGCTGGAGTCGCACCCCTCCTATGTGCCGGAATCACCACCTACTCGCCGCTGCGCCACTGGGGTGTGACCAAGGGCAAGAAAGTTGGGGTGGTCGGTCTTGGCGGACTAGGCCACATGGGCGTGAAGTTTGCCCATGCGTTCGGTGCACAGGTTGTTGTTTTTACCACCTCCCCGGAGAAGAAAGAAGATGCGCTGCGCCTTGGTGCCGATGAAGTTGTGATCTCGCGCCACACCAACGAAATGGAGAAACACGCCGGGAGTTTCGATTTTATCTTGGATACTGTCTCCGCCAATCACGATATCAACGCTTATCTCAACCTCCTGAGCCTCGACGGTAACATTACCCTAGTCGGCGCACCCTCTAACCCCCTACAGGTGTCGGCATTTAGCTTGATTATGGGCCGCCACAGTCTCTCGGGTTCCAATATTGGTGGCATTGCTGAAACCCAGGAAATGCTTGATTTTTGCGGTGAACACAACATCACTGCCGATGTTGAAGTTATCCCGATTCAAAAGGTCAACGAAGCCTACGAACGACTGCTCAAGTCGGATGTGAAGTACCGTTTCTGTATCGATATGGCATCGCTTAAATCGGAATAA
- a CDS encoding Uma2 family endonuclease — protein sequence MTAITVNLNPIIKLTAEQFYQLCQANPDVKFERNVQGEIIIMPPTGGTTGNRNFKLAQQLANWTDTDGTGIGFDSSTCFQLPNGSNRSPDAAWVPLEKWNALTPEQQEKFPPLCPDFVVELRSASDALKPLQEKMQEYMENGTRLGWLINGQNRQVEIYRQGREKEVLDNLATLSGEDILPGFRLNLPVVWG from the coding sequence ATGACTGCAATTACTGTCAACCTCAATCCCATCATTAAATTAACTGCCGAGCAATTCTATCAACTCTGTCAGGCGAATCCTGATGTAAAATTTGAGCGCAATGTCCAGGGAGAAATCATTATCATGCCGCCCACAGGGGGAACGACGGGAAACCGAAATTTTAAGCTGGCTCAACAACTCGCCAACTGGACCGATACGGATGGGACCGGGATAGGCTTTGATTCTTCCACTTGCTTTCAACTTCCAAATGGAAGCAACCGCTCTCCCGATGCCGCTTGGGTTCCCTTAGAAAAATGGAATGCCCTTACCCCAGAACAGCAAGAAAAATTTCCACCCTTATGCCCGGATTTTGTTGTGGAGTTACGGTCTGCCAGTGATGCTTTAAAACCTCTTCAAGAAAAAATGCAGGAATATATGGAAAATGGCACGCGCCTCGGTTGGCTGATTAACGGCCAAAATCGACAGGTAGAAATTTATCGTCAAGGTAGAGAAAAAGAAGTCTTAGACAATCTTGCTACCCTATCCGGTGAAGATATCCTCCCCGGTTTCCGCCTCAACTTGCCGGTTGTCTGGGGATAA
- the recA gene encoding recombinase RecA → MTDLNRQIQKFGTGALTLDVALGGGLPKGRAIEIFGPESVGKTTVALHAIAQIQKTGGIAAFIDAEHALDPAYAVKIGVDIDRLLVSQPDTGEMALEISDRLVRSAAVDLVAIDSVAALVPEAEIAGAIGETAYSLQAQLMSYWLRKITHNMRRSDCAVLFLNQLRHNFYSIAGPETTAGGDSLKFYASVRIDLRPMQVLSNKLEDYGIRVQAKVVKNKVAPPFKVGEFDIIFGQGISNLGCVFDFGEKLRLITWKRSGYCYQGKAIGQSRGECLSYLERDLKLYEHLEKTVLKVLKLRADA, encoded by the coding sequence TTGACCGATTTGAACCGCCAGATCCAGAAGTTTGGGACGGGGGCGCTCACGTTAGATGTGGCGTTAGGGGGCGGATTACCGAAGGGACGTGCGATCGAGATTTTTGGGCCGGAGAGTGTGGGAAAAACGACTGTTGCTCTCCATGCGATCGCCCAAATCCAAAAAACCGGCGGAATTGCTGCGTTTATCGATGCCGAACACGCTTTAGATCCGGCTTATGCGGTGAAAATTGGGGTTGATATTGACCGCCTGCTGGTGTCGCAACCGGACACGGGAGAGATGGCCCTAGAGATTAGCGATCGCTTGGTCAGATCAGCAGCAGTGGATTTAGTGGCGATCGACTCTGTAGCCGCCTTGGTCCCAGAAGCAGAAATTGCGGGAGCAATAGGAGAGACAGCCTACAGTTTACAAGCTCAATTGATGAGTTACTGGTTACGAAAAATTACCCACAATATGCGGCGATCGGACTGTGCTGTACTCTTCCTCAACCAACTGCGCCACAATTTCTATTCCATTGCCGGACCCGAAACCACCGCTGGGGGAGATTCGCTTAAATTTTATGCTTCAGTTCGTATTGATCTGCGCCCGATGCAAGTCCTGAGCAATAAATTAGAAGACTATGGAATTCGAGTGCAAGCTAAGGTGGTTAAAAATAAAGTCGCCCCACCGTTTAAAGTAGGGGAATTTGATATTATTTTTGGGCAAGGGATTTCTAATTTAGGTTGTGTATTTGATTTTGGGGAGAAACTCCGGTTAATTACCTGGAAAAGGTCGGGGTATTGCTATCAAGGCAAGGCGATCGGGCAAAGTCGAGGGGAGTGCCTGAGTTATCTGGAACGAGATTTAAAACTTTATGAACACCTGGAAAAAACTGTTCTTAAAGTGTTAAAACTTCGGGCCGATGCATGA